The Anopheles coustani unplaced genomic scaffold, idAnoCousDA_361_x.2 U_33, whole genome shotgun sequence genome includes a window with the following:
- the LOC131271143 gene encoding uncharacterized protein LOC131271143, producing the protein MGFQVGFQTALSSTVAAMGKLMDPLVAEIRSGFAHLHPTNVPRTRNSGSQPFPAGKRRRVIMEPALPDGVITVNNDGVDSSDVVKQITNDITNSSSGPAPPPLTDEITGTDTILSPLRAAVPESRTDRIWIRLSNISTAVTTDDVVASVKRRLATEDVVAFCLLKKGARVDSMSWLSFKVRVPASLRDKALTPSTWPADVGVREFIQSMRSRYRDSPRARSHDHEPHHSSSPFTTERRRSSLEPPSITNTPTHISVQFSNGTMNDTSEAPNVTLVEGPSQIRNTVMRNDAMRKLHQTSLDNFFL; encoded by the coding sequence ATGGGCTTCCAAGTCGGCTTCCAGACCGCGCTCAGTTCGACCGTGGCAGCAATGGGAAAGCTTATGGATCCGTTGGTTGCTGAGATCCGAAGTGGCTTTGCACATTTGCATCCCACCAACGTGCCGCGAACGCGCAATTCTGGCTCGCAACCTTTCCCGGCTGGTAAACGCAGGCGTGTCATTATGGAGCCCGCGTTACCGGACGGCGTCATAACAGTAAACAATGATGGCGTCGATTCGTCTGATGTTGTCAAACAAATCACGAACGATATCACTAACTCATCCAGCGGCccggcaccaccaccgctaACGGATGAGATTACAGGCACTGACACTATTCTCTCTCCGCTGCGCGCCGCTGTTCCCGAGTCTCGAACTGATCGGATCTGGATACGGCTCTCGAACATTTCCACGGCCGTTACCACCGATGATGTCGTTGCCTCGGTGAAGCGTCGTCTGGCTACCGAAGATGTCGTGGCCTTTTGCCTGCTGAAAAAAGGGGCCAGAGTGGACAGTATGAGCTGGCTGTCCTTCAAAGTGAGAGTCCCTGCGAGCCTCCGGGACAAGGCTCTCACTCCCTCGACCTGGCCCGCCGACGTTGGTGTCCGGGAGTTCATCCAGTCGATGAGATCCCGCTATCGCGATAGCCCACGGGCTCGATCGCATGATCATGAACCCCACCACTCGTCGTCACCGTTTACCACTGAACGTCGTCGTTCATCACTTGAGCCACCATCCATCACGAACACTCCAACACACATTTCTGTTCAATTCAGCAACGGCACCATGAACGATACATCCGAGGCTCCAAATGTGACGCTTGTTGAAGGCCCATCGCAGATCAGAAACACTGTGATGCGTAATGATGCGATGAGAAAGTTGCATCAGACTTCTCTGGACAACTTTTTTCTGTAG